In Quadrisphaera sp. DSM 44207, one DNA window encodes the following:
- a CDS encoding GNAT family N-acetyltransferase encodes MEEPPPPPPGPVPVPPAGTRVRNASADDAAACAAVYAPYVTGTATTFELQPPTPAQMAQRIAAAAAAHAWLVLEDGGRVVGYAYAVPYGARPAYRWSCEVSVYVDAGSRGRGAGRALYGALLARLAERGFRTATARMTVPNEASAALHRAMGFEPVGTFRRIGFKHGAWHDVTWLQRSLADGDDPPPDPR; translated from the coding sequence GTGGAGGAGCCTCCCCCGCCGCCCCCCGGACCGGTCCCCGTCCCGCCCGCCGGCACCCGGGTCAGGAACGCCTCCGCGGACGACGCGGCCGCCTGCGCGGCGGTCTACGCCCCCTACGTGACGGGCACGGCGACCACGTTCGAGCTGCAGCCGCCGACGCCCGCGCAGATGGCGCAGCGCATCGCCGCCGCCGCGGCCGCGCACGCCTGGCTCGTCCTCGAGGACGGCGGCCGGGTCGTCGGCTACGCCTACGCCGTCCCGTACGGGGCGCGGCCGGCCTACCGGTGGTCCTGCGAGGTCAGCGTCTACGTCGACGCCGGCTCCCGCGGGCGCGGCGCCGGCCGGGCCCTGTACGGGGCGCTGCTGGCGCGGCTGGCCGAGCGGGGCTTCCGCACGGCGACCGCGCGGATGACCGTTCCCAACGAGGCCAGCGCCGCCCTGCACCGGGCGATGGGCTTCGAGCCGGTGGGCACCTTCCGGCGCATCGGCTTCAAGCACGGCGCCTGGCACGACGTCACCTGGCTGCAGCGCTCGCTCGCCGACGGGGACGACCCGCCGCCCGACCCGCGCTGA
- a CDS encoding CapA family protein has translation MATGDVLLHPPLWEQARRDAAAAGAGALDFAPQLAAVQPLVAAADLGVCHLETPLAPPEGPFRGYPAFAAPPQVVPALAQTGYDACTTASNHSFDAGAEGVTRTLDALDAAGLASAGTARTPEEAERPTVLDVPGPAGAVRVALVSGTYGFNGVPAPGGQEWRGDALEEEALLREAAAARAAGAEVVVLALHWGEEYEQEPSAQQLQLAPRLLASPDVDLLLGHHAHVVQPVEQVGGEWVAYGLGNLLAAHSTQGEPLREGLAVRFVLTEQPDGRFATTQAGYAPLLVTDAPPHRVLDVAAALRAGGAPGASPERLAQAWERTTAVVGARGAAGAGLVPLSTP, from the coding sequence GTGGCCACCGGCGACGTCCTGCTGCACCCGCCGCTGTGGGAGCAGGCCCGCCGCGACGCCGCTGCCGCGGGCGCGGGCGCCCTGGACTTCGCGCCGCAGCTGGCCGCGGTGCAGCCGCTGGTCGCCGCGGCGGACCTGGGCGTCTGCCACCTCGAGACGCCGCTGGCGCCGCCGGAGGGCCCCTTCCGCGGCTACCCGGCCTTCGCGGCCCCGCCGCAGGTCGTGCCCGCCCTCGCGCAAACCGGCTACGACGCCTGCACCACCGCCTCCAACCACAGCTTCGACGCCGGCGCCGAAGGCGTCACCCGCACCCTGGACGCGCTGGACGCCGCCGGCCTCGCCTCCGCGGGCACCGCACGCACGCCGGAGGAGGCCGAGCGGCCGACCGTGCTGGACGTGCCCGGCCCCGCGGGCGCGGTGCGCGTGGCGCTGGTGTCGGGCACCTACGGCTTCAACGGCGTCCCGGCCCCCGGCGGGCAGGAGTGGCGGGGGGACGCGCTCGAGGAGGAGGCGCTCCTGCGCGAGGCGGCCGCCGCCCGCGCCGCGGGCGCGGAGGTCGTGGTGCTGGCCCTGCACTGGGGCGAGGAGTACGAGCAGGAGCCCAGCGCCCAGCAGCTGCAGCTCGCGCCGCGGCTGCTGGCCTCCCCGGACGTCGACCTGCTGCTCGGGCACCACGCCCACGTCGTCCAGCCGGTCGAGCAGGTCGGCGGGGAGTGGGTCGCCTACGGCCTCGGCAACCTGCTCGCGGCGCACAGCACGCAGGGCGAGCCGCTGCGCGAGGGCCTGGCGGTGCGCTTCGTGCTCACCGAGCAGCCGGACGGCCGGTTCGCGACCACGCAGGCCGGGTACGCGCCCCTGCTCGTCACCGACGCGCCGCCGCACCGCGTCCTGGACGTGGCCGCCGCGCTGCGCGCCGGCGGGGCGCCGGGCGCCTCGCCGGAGCGGCTGGCTCAGGCCTGGGAGCGGACGACGGCCGTGGTCGGCGCCCGCGGTGCGGCGGGCGCCGGGCTGGTGCCGCTGAGCACGCCCTGA
- the pcrA gene encoding DNA helicase PcrA, giving the protein MSTLFDDLPLPLPPTGPPSAPGAGEDVPARRPADPEALLEGLNPQQREAVLHSGSPLLLIAGAGSGKTRVLTHRIAHLLAARGVRPGQVLAITFTNKAAGEMKERVAALVGPAASSMWVSTFHSACVRILRREASTVGLRPSFSIYDADDARRLLALVVRELDLDPKRYPPRSLAAQVSNLKNELVDEEAFAARAADGTHAERVLADVYSRYQQRLRQANALDFDDLIMTTVHVLQAFPDVAEHYRRRFRHVLVDEYQDTNHAQYALVRELVGGSGATAPTEGLPPAELTVVGDADQSIYAFRGATIRNILEFEADYPDARTILLEQNYRSTQTILSAANAVIARNPDRRPKNLWTAQGAGEQIVGYVADGEHDEAAFVAAEIDRLHDEEGLRYGDVAVFYRTNAQSRALEEVFVRVGLPYKVVGGTRFYERREVRDALAYLRVLANPDDTVSLRRILNTPKRGIGERAEACVAALAERERISFAAALERAEEAPGIASRSVACIRSFTTMLEELRTLVEGGAGPATVLEAVLDRSGLLAELRESSDPQDESRVENLAELAAVAGEFERADPEGTLADFLETVSLVADSDQIPGEAVAAGSSEEAVQGEEQPDEGVVTLMTLHTAKGLEFPAVFLTGLEDGTFPHMRSLADPVELAEERRLAYVGITRARRHLRVSRAAVRSAWGQPQYFPASRFLDELPGDLVRWERSEPTGAAAAGAGSGGSGGSGGAALPAGARLAATPGVRTAGTRPVISLEPGDRVTHDAFGLGTVVLVEGAGDKAVAHVDFRSEGTKRLLLRYAPVQKL; this is encoded by the coding sequence CTCCGGCAAGACCCGGGTGCTCACGCACCGCATCGCCCACCTGCTCGCCGCGCGCGGGGTGCGCCCGGGCCAGGTGCTCGCGATCACGTTCACGAACAAGGCCGCCGGCGAGATGAAGGAGCGCGTGGCCGCGCTCGTCGGCCCGGCGGCGTCCTCGATGTGGGTGTCCACGTTCCACTCCGCGTGCGTGCGGATCCTGCGCCGCGAGGCCTCTACCGTGGGCCTGCGCCCGAGCTTCTCCATCTACGACGCGGACGACGCGCGCCGCCTGCTCGCCCTCGTCGTGCGCGAGCTCGACCTCGACCCCAAGCGCTACCCGCCGCGCTCGCTGGCCGCGCAGGTGTCGAACCTCAAGAACGAGCTCGTCGACGAGGAGGCCTTCGCCGCCCGCGCGGCCGACGGCACGCACGCCGAGCGCGTGCTCGCCGACGTGTACTCCCGCTACCAGCAGCGGCTGCGCCAGGCCAACGCGCTGGACTTCGACGACCTGATCATGACGACCGTCCACGTCCTGCAGGCGTTCCCGGACGTCGCCGAGCACTACCGCCGCCGCTTCCGCCACGTGCTCGTCGACGAGTACCAGGACACCAACCACGCCCAGTACGCGCTCGTGCGCGAGCTGGTCGGCGGCTCCGGCGCGACCGCGCCCACCGAGGGCCTGCCGCCCGCGGAGCTGACGGTCGTCGGCGACGCCGACCAGTCGATCTACGCCTTCCGCGGCGCGACGATCCGCAACATCCTCGAGTTCGAGGCCGACTACCCCGACGCCCGCACGATCCTGCTGGAGCAGAACTACCGCTCCACGCAGACGATCCTGTCGGCCGCCAACGCCGTGATCGCCCGCAACCCCGACCGGCGCCCGAAGAACCTGTGGACGGCGCAGGGGGCGGGGGAGCAGATCGTCGGGTACGTGGCCGACGGCGAGCACGACGAGGCCGCGTTCGTCGCCGCCGAGATCGACCGCCTCCACGACGAGGAGGGGCTGCGCTACGGCGACGTCGCGGTCTTCTACCGCACGAACGCGCAGTCCCGGGCGCTGGAGGAGGTCTTCGTCCGCGTCGGCCTGCCGTACAAGGTGGTCGGCGGCACCCGCTTCTACGAGCGCCGCGAGGTGCGCGACGCCCTCGCCTACCTGCGCGTGCTGGCCAACCCCGACGACACCGTGAGCCTGCGCCGCATCCTCAACACGCCCAAGCGGGGCATCGGCGAGCGGGCCGAGGCGTGCGTGGCGGCCCTCGCCGAGCGCGAGCGGATCAGCTTCGCCGCGGCGCTGGAGCGCGCGGAGGAGGCGCCCGGCATCGCCTCGCGCTCGGTGGCGTGCATCCGCTCCTTCACGACGATGCTCGAGGAGCTGCGCACCCTCGTCGAGGGCGGCGCCGGCCCGGCGACCGTGCTCGAGGCCGTGCTCGACCGCTCCGGGCTGCTCGCGGAGCTGCGCGAGAGCTCCGACCCGCAGGACGAGTCGCGCGTGGAGAACCTCGCCGAGCTCGCCGCCGTGGCCGGGGAGTTCGAGCGGGCGGACCCCGAGGGCACCCTCGCCGACTTCCTCGAGACGGTCTCCCTCGTGGCCGACTCCGACCAGATCCCCGGCGAGGCCGTCGCAGCCGGCTCCTCCGAGGAGGCCGTGCAGGGCGAGGAGCAGCCCGACGAGGGCGTCGTCACGCTGATGACGCTGCACACCGCGAAGGGCCTGGAGTTCCCCGCGGTCTTCCTCACGGGCCTGGAGGACGGCACGTTCCCGCACATGCGCTCCCTCGCCGACCCGGTGGAGCTGGCGGAGGAGCGGCGCCTGGCCTACGTGGGCATCACGCGGGCGCGCCGGCACCTGCGCGTCTCCCGCGCCGCCGTGCGCAGCGCCTGGGGGCAGCCGCAGTACTTCCCGGCCAGCCGGTTCCTCGACGAGCTGCCGGGCGACCTGGTGCGCTGGGAGCGCTCCGAGCCGACGGGGGCCGCGGCCGCCGGTGCCGGTTCGGGGGGCTCGGGCGGCTCGGGCGGCGCGGCGCTGCCCGCCGGGGCCCGGCTGGCCGCGACCCCGGGGGTGCGCACGGCGGGCACCCGGCCGGTGATCTCCCTGGAGCCGGGCGACCGCGTCACCCACGACGCCTTCGGCCTGGGCACCGTCGTCCTCGTCGAGGGCGCGGGTGACAAGGCGGTGGCGCACGTGGACTTCCGCAGCGAGGGCACCAAGCGCCTGCTGCTGCGCTACGCGCCCGTGCAGAAGCTGTAG